A single window of Syntrophus aciditrophicus SB DNA harbors:
- a CDS encoding DNA-directed RNA polymerase subunit alpha has protein sequence MVRNWCSLIRPRRIEIDESTHTRFYGEFVCQPLERGFGITLGNALRRVLLSSIQGAAIVSVKIDNVLHEFSTVPGVKEDITDIILNLKGVRLKLLSDGPRVIRIDTKKEGVITAADIITDGTVEVLNEDHYIASLSGDMPFRMEMVVNSGRGYVQAKKEKDVDQPEGTINIDALYSPIKKVNYTVTHARVGQIADYDKLSLEVWTDGNVLPEDAVAFAAKILKKQLQVFVGLHTVIGTEEVEEEEEGEAVSEKENLNDILLRHVEDLELSVRSANCLKNAGINLIGELVQKSEAEMLKTKNFGRKSLSEIKEILAEYGLTFGMKLEFTPWNKDVREEMGEIQEEG, from the coding sequence ATGGTCAGAAATTGGTGCAGTTTAATCAGGCCCAGAAGAATAGAAATTGACGAGAGCACTCATACGAGATTTTATGGGGAATTTGTTTGTCAACCTCTCGAAAGAGGCTTTGGTATCACCCTCGGCAATGCATTGAGAAGAGTTCTGCTTTCTTCCATTCAGGGGGCAGCCATTGTGTCGGTAAAGATTGATAATGTTCTTCATGAATTTTCGACTGTTCCGGGAGTAAAAGAAGACATTACAGATATTATCCTCAATCTTAAAGGGGTGAGGCTGAAGCTTCTCAGTGATGGTCCAAGAGTTATCCGTATTGACACGAAGAAAGAAGGTGTCATAACTGCCGCTGATATCATAACGGATGGAACGGTTGAAGTACTAAATGAGGATCATTATATTGCCTCGCTTTCTGGAGATATGCCGTTTCGAATGGAAATGGTCGTTAACAGCGGCAGGGGCTATGTGCAGGCAAAGAAGGAGAAAGACGTTGACCAGCCGGAAGGCACGATCAATATCGATGCCTTGTATTCACCCATTAAAAAAGTGAATTATACCGTAACGCATGCACGCGTTGGGCAGATAGCCGATTATGATAAGCTTTCACTTGAAGTGTGGACAGACGGGAATGTATTGCCAGAAGATGCTGTTGCATTTGCTGCAAAAATATTAAAAAAGCAGTTACAGGTTTTCGTGGGATTGCATACGGTCATCGGTACGGAAGAAGTAGAAGAAGAGGAAGAAGGAGAAGCGGTAAGCGAGAAGGAAAATCTGAATGATATCCTTTTAAGGCATGTGGAGGACTTGGAATTGTCGGTTAGATCTGCCAACTGTCTGAAAAATGCCGGGATCAACCTGATTGGTGAGCTTGTTCAGAAAAGCGAAGCCGAGATGTTGAAAACAAAGAATTTTGGCAGAAAGTCATTGAGTGAAATAAAGGAAATACTAGCGGAATATGGTTTGACCTTCGGCATGAAACTTGAGTTTACGCCTTGGAATAAAG
- the rpsD gene encoding 30S ribosomal protein S4, whose amino-acid sequence MARYKESACRLCRREGLKLFLKGDRCYGEKCAFERRGYAPGEHGQLRRKQPSDYGVQLREKQKLKRMYGLLEKQFRGYFEKADKKKGITGTNLLLYLERRLDNMVYRLGFANSRNEARQLVRHNHFLVNGRKVNIPSFLVNIGDFIEVTEEGRKNNKIIEAMETIVRRGIPQWLELEQENFKGKVKMLPTREELTMPIQEQLVVELYSK is encoded by the coding sequence TTGGCAAGATATAAGGAATCCGCATGCAGGCTTTGCCGCAGAGAAGGCTTGAAGTTGTTTCTTAAAGGAGACCGCTGCTATGGAGAGAAATGTGCATTCGAACGGAGGGGTTATGCACCGGGGGAACACGGACAGCTCAGAAGGAAGCAGCCATCAGATTACGGTGTGCAGTTAAGAGAAAAGCAAAAACTGAAACGGATGTATGGGCTCCTGGAAAAGCAGTTCAGGGGATATTTCGAAAAGGCCGATAAGAAGAAAGGTATCACAGGTACAAATCTGTTGCTCTATCTTGAACGAAGGCTGGACAACATGGTATACCGCCTTGGTTTCGCCAATTCAAGAAATGAAGCCAGACAATTGGTCAGACACAATCATTTCCTGGTCAATGGACGTAAAGTAAACATCCCTTCATTTCTGGTCAATATCGGTGATTTCATTGAAGTTACAGAAGAAGGCAGGAAGAACAACAAAATTATCGAGGCAATGGAAACCATTGTGAGGCGTGGAATTCCGCAATGGCTTGAGCTGGAACAGGAGAATTTCAAGGGCAAGGTAAAAATGCTTCCCACCCGTGAAGAATTAACTATGCCAATTCAAGAGCAGTTAGTCGTCGAGCTTTATTCAAAATAA